A section of the Portunus trituberculatus isolate SZX2019 chromosome 20, ASM1759143v1, whole genome shotgun sequence genome encodes:
- the LOC123506568 gene encoding transmembrane protein 53-B-like isoform X5, with protein sequence MEDDLEYFITFPTPMPKEIQRRNASGKEDEDEDFVFVNGANGDKEPVVFLLGWLGAQDQHLAKCITIRYTSPSSYVFFRPAVKLMPIARKLLSLLRDMSLDDHPVFFHMFSNNGSVLYYYLTQAMAEPTAPHITVKGCIFDSTPAPRRIFSGVRAMYEVTPGSVWMKLCVSLGMMLYLLGWKVLSISWTIISGKLPINPPWTLVEDSSRSPQLFLYSRADKLISFQDVELFMSERQRVGVPVVAKCWPDSPHVQHYRVYPEEYREVVYSFLTQCLSQEGVILSQPQLAAAATAAASPTFEGETKTKSD encoded by the exons aaaggaggatgaggatgaggactTTGTATTTGTCAACGGCGCTAACGGAGACAAGGAGCCCGTGGTGTTCCTACTGGGCTGGCTTGGGGCGCAGGATCAGCACTTGGCTAA ATGCATCACCATTCGCTACACGTCGCCATCATCATATGTGTTCTTCAGGCCTGCCGTGAAGCTCATGCCCATTGCCCGCAAGCTGTTATCTCTGTTGCGGGACATGAGCCTGGATGACCACCCTGTCTTCTTCCACATGTTCAGCAATAACGGTTCCGTTCTGTACTATTACCTGACACAGGCCATGGCAGAGCCCACCGCCCCACACATCACTGTCAAGGGATGCATCTTTGACAGCACTCCCGCACCAAGAAGGATTTTCTCAG GAGTGCGTGCCATGTATGAGGTGACACCTGGCTCAGTGTGGATGAAGTTGTGTGTCTCCCTGGGCATGATGCTGTACCTGCTGGGCTGGAAGGTGCTCTCCATCTCCTGGACCATTATTTCTGGCAAGCTGCCCATCAATCCTCCCTGGACACTGGTGGAG GACTCATCTCGCAGTCCACAACTGTTCCTGTACTCCAGAGCCGACAAACTCATCAGCTTCCAGGATGTAGAGCTGTTCATGAGTGAGCGGCAGAGGGTCGGCGTGCCTGTGGTGGCCAAGTGCTGGCCTGACTCACCCCACGTCCAGCACTACAG AGTGTATCCTGAGGAGTACAGGGAGGTGGTGTACTCCTTCCTCACTCAGTGTCTCAGTCAAGAGGGTGTGATCCTTAGCCAGCCTcagcttgctgctgctgccactgctgctgcctcccCAACCTTTGAGGGTGAGACAAAGACCAAGAGTGATTAA
- the LOC123506568 gene encoding transmembrane protein 53-B-like isoform X3 has protein sequence MEDDLEYFITFPTPMPKEIQRRNASGKEDEDEDFVFVNGANGDKEPVVFLLGWLGAQDQHLAKYCTIYNQRGCITIRYTSPSSYVFFRPAVKLMPIARKLLSLLRDMSLDDHPVFFHMFSNNGSVLYYYLTQAMAEPTAPHITVKGCIFDSTPAPRRIFSGVRAMYEVTPGSVWMKLCVSLGMMLYLLGWKVLSISWTIISGKLPINPPWTLVEDSSRSPQLFLYSRADKLISFQDVELFMSERQRVGVPVVAKCWPDSPHVQHYRVYPEEYREVVYSFLTQCLSQEGVILSQPQLAAAATAAASPTFEGETKTKSD, from the exons aaaggaggatgaggatgaggactTTGTATTTGTCAACGGCGCTAACGGAGACAAGGAGCCCGTGGTGTTCCTACTGGGCTGGCTTGGGGCGCAGGATCAGCACTTGGCTAAGTATTGCACCATATATAACCAGCGAGG ATGCATCACCATTCGCTACACGTCGCCATCATCATATGTGTTCTTCAGGCCTGCCGTGAAGCTCATGCCCATTGCCCGCAAGCTGTTATCTCTGTTGCGGGACATGAGCCTGGATGACCACCCTGTCTTCTTCCACATGTTCAGCAATAACGGTTCCGTTCTGTACTATTACCTGACACAGGCCATGGCAGAGCCCACCGCCCCACACATCACTGTCAAGGGATGCATCTTTGACAGCACTCCCGCACCAAGAAGGATTTTCTCAG GAGTGCGTGCCATGTATGAGGTGACACCTGGCTCAGTGTGGATGAAGTTGTGTGTCTCCCTGGGCATGATGCTGTACCTGCTGGGCTGGAAGGTGCTCTCCATCTCCTGGACCATTATTTCTGGCAAGCTGCCCATCAATCCTCCCTGGACACTGGTGGAG GACTCATCTCGCAGTCCACAACTGTTCCTGTACTCCAGAGCCGACAAACTCATCAGCTTCCAGGATGTAGAGCTGTTCATGAGTGAGCGGCAGAGGGTCGGCGTGCCTGTGGTGGCCAAGTGCTGGCCTGACTCACCCCACGTCCAGCACTACAG AGTGTATCCTGAGGAGTACAGGGAGGTGGTGTACTCCTTCCTCACTCAGTGTCTCAGTCAAGAGGGTGTGATCCTTAGCCAGCCTcagcttgctgctgctgccactgctgctgcctcccCAACCTTTGAGGGTGAGACAAAGACCAAGAGTGATTAA